A region of Flavobacterium album DNA encodes the following proteins:
- the pgmB gene encoding beta-phosphoglucomutase, translated as MNQKAFIFDLDGVIVDTAKYHFLAWQRIANRLGIDFTHEHNEQLKGVSRVRSLDIILGLGNVEASQEDKDKWLAEKNEAYLQYIDRMEADEILEGVVPVLQYLKDNNQKVALGSASKNARPILEKVGILHYFDAIVDGNDVTNAKPDPEVFIRAAQLLGMPSEGAIVFEDSVAGIQAANLAKMVSIGIGDKSVLHEAQYNFNDFTEIDTKFLATLVTT; from the coding sequence ATGAACCAAAAAGCATTTATTTTCGACCTCGACGGGGTTATTGTCGATACGGCCAAATACCATTTCCTGGCTTGGCAAAGGATAGCGAACCGTTTAGGGATCGATTTTACACATGAACACAATGAACAATTAAAAGGGGTGAGCCGCGTGCGCTCCCTCGACATCATCCTCGGCCTTGGCAATGTAGAAGCCTCGCAGGAGGATAAGGACAAATGGCTGGCAGAAAAGAACGAGGCCTACCTGCAGTACATCGACCGTATGGAAGCCGATGAGATTTTGGAAGGCGTGGTGCCGGTGCTACAGTATTTAAAAGACAACAACCAAAAAGTCGCATTGGGTTCGGCAAGCAAGAACGCCCGCCCAATACTGGAGAAGGTGGGGATACTCCACTACTTCGATGCAATTGTGGATGGCAACGATGTAACCAACGCTAAACCCGACCCCGAGGTTTTTATCAGGGCGGCACAGCTGCTTGGTATGCCATCCGAAGGAGCGATAGTGTTTGAGGACTCGGTAGCAGGGATACAGGCCGCTAACTTGGCGAAGATGGTAAGCATAGGCATTGGCGACAAATCTGTGCTGCACGAGGCGCAATACAACTTTAACGACTTTACAGAAATAGATACGAAATTTTTAGCAACTTTAGTTACTACATAA
- a CDS encoding SusC/RagA family TonB-linked outer membrane protein: MKTMYSKLLLLLLMLPISALAQSTLSGTVRDNASGQPIPGVNVIVQGTQNGTSTDMDGNFTLSGVKNGDQIVFSFIGYADQVVAYNGQGAIDVTMTEDSQQLQEVVVIGYGSTTKKDATGSVVSVTAKDFNKGALTSVDQLLTGRAPGVRITSAGGSPDAAPNIRIRGGSSLSATNSPLIVIDGIPLDLVSPAGVANPLSLVNPNDIESFTVLKDASATAIYGSRASNGVIIITTKRGTSGKPQFNYSATVGSSKANNMIDMMDGPTFTKFIQEYHPNLTNNLGIDDPSNTLVDNPATPEVEGRILSNTNWQKAITRNSFFTDHNFSARANLFGKMPARASIGYTNNEGIVKTNDYERYTGSVKINPSLFDDHLKIEANAKGTWVDKNEIDESPALAGSLNMDPTKPIYTTGTVGNFGGYYQNTTTLDPTILDGQYNPVNLLNERRRPNKVNRLLANVQLDYKMHFLPELRAVVNFGVDASRSNILEKFGQYALATYKKDNANGAWIFNPGVNYRETQHITNKLMDAYLAYTKNFDGPVTRIDAQAGHSYQSFVNDGYKTNYQYNTSTGVREEVINAANPNNRYYNKTVLESFFGRANVDLYDRYLFTFTLRADGSSLFRKDNRWGYFPAAGFAWRMSDESFLKDNSVVSNLKLRLSVGQTGQQDITGIAGYYPTSAIYSPGSSSSQYLPGISTYSPNPFNDKLKWEVTTTYNAGIDFSLFKNQLLSGSVDVYRKDTKDLLAKVGVPPGQYLTNQITKNVGSMVNQGVEVNLNLKPVTTDSFTWELGGNLAYNFGKIKDLGDVTRNDATDSGLPVSTGIYLASNSVGSQPYSAYVFQQLYDSAGHIIPGAFKDRNGDGIINNSDRYFKALRPNYTFGFSTNFTYKNFDLSANFHGQFDGQVYNAVKLQGGWTNRPVPNNSNSLNNVLDFYNGAADPRIKTIADPVPLSDYYLENAAFLRCDNITLGYRFSNVVKSASVRIYGTVNNAFLVTKYSGQDPENFNSIDSNFYPRPRIYSFGVNLDF; this comes from the coding sequence ATGAAAACAATGTACTCAAAGTTATTACTTTTGTTACTGATGCTTCCGATAAGTGCGCTGGCCCAGAGCACTTTATCGGGAACCGTCCGTGATAACGCTTCCGGGCAGCCCATACCCGGGGTCAATGTAATTGTGCAGGGCACACAAAACGGCACTTCCACCGACATGGACGGTAATTTTACGCTGTCCGGAGTAAAAAACGGCGACCAGATCGTGTTTAGCTTTATCGGTTATGCCGACCAGGTAGTAGCCTACAACGGACAGGGCGCCATCGATGTAACAATGACCGAAGACAGCCAGCAATTACAGGAGGTTGTAGTGATCGGTTACGGCAGCACGACAAAGAAAGATGCTACCGGGTCGGTGGTATCTGTAACAGCTAAAGATTTTAACAAAGGCGCCCTTACGAGCGTTGACCAATTGCTTACCGGCCGTGCCCCGGGTGTAAGGATAACCAGCGCGGGAGGATCTCCTGATGCCGCCCCGAACATCAGGATTCGTGGCGGAAGCTCATTAAGTGCAACCAATAGCCCGCTTATTGTTATAGACGGTATCCCCCTGGATCTTGTTTCACCTGCGGGCGTAGCTAACCCGCTTTCATTGGTAAACCCTAACGATATAGAATCGTTTACTGTACTTAAAGACGCCTCTGCTACTGCTATATATGGTTCCAGGGCATCTAATGGCGTAATTATCATCACCACTAAGAGAGGTACATCGGGCAAACCGCAATTTAACTATTCTGCTACAGTGGGTTCGAGCAAAGCCAACAATATGATAGATATGATGGACGGCCCAACTTTTACAAAGTTCATACAGGAGTACCATCCAAATTTAACCAATAATCTAGGTATAGACGACCCTTCGAATACTTTAGTAGATAACCCTGCAACACCAGAGGTTGAAGGACGGATACTGTCTAACACCAATTGGCAGAAAGCCATAACAAGGAATTCCTTTTTCACCGATCATAACTTCAGCGCAAGGGCAAACCTTTTTGGAAAAATGCCTGCCCGTGCCTCTATTGGTTACACTAATAATGAAGGTATCGTAAAAACGAACGATTATGAGCGTTACACCGGATCTGTAAAAATTAATCCAAGCCTGTTTGACGATCACCTTAAAATCGAAGCAAATGCAAAAGGCACCTGGGTGGATAAAAATGAAATAGACGAATCACCCGCTCTTGCCGGGTCGCTGAATATGGATCCTACCAAGCCTATTTACACCACAGGTACAGTTGGTAATTTTGGTGGTTATTACCAAAACACAACGACTTTAGATCCGACAATTCTTGACGGGCAGTATAACCCTGTTAACCTGCTGAACGAAAGAAGGAGGCCAAACAAGGTAAACAGGCTGCTTGCAAATGTGCAGCTTGATTATAAAATGCATTTCCTTCCTGAACTGAGGGCGGTTGTGAATTTTGGTGTTGACGCATCACGTTCTAACATCCTTGAAAAGTTCGGCCAGTATGCTCTTGCAACTTACAAGAAAGATAATGCCAATGGCGCATGGATATTCAATCCCGGAGTAAACTACAGGGAAACACAGCACATTACCAACAAGCTGATGGACGCTTACCTGGCCTACACTAAAAACTTTGACGGACCTGTAACCCGTATTGACGCTCAGGCAGGCCATTCGTATCAGAGTTTTGTGAACGATGGTTACAAAACCAACTACCAGTACAATACAAGTACAGGGGTACGAGAAGAAGTAATAAATGCTGCAAACCCAAACAACAGGTATTACAACAAAACAGTACTGGAGTCTTTCTTTGGCCGTGCTAATGTGGACCTTTATGACCGTTACCTGTTCACTTTCACATTAAGGGCAGACGGTTCGTCGCTATTCAGGAAAGACAACCGTTGGGGCTATTTCCCTGCAGCCGGTTTTGCCTGGAGGATGAGCGATGAAAGCTTCCTGAAAGACAACAGCGTTGTAAGCAACCTTAAATTGCGCCTTAGCGTGGGCCAGACAGGCCAGCAGGATATTACAGGAATTGCCGGCTATTACCCTACATCGGCAATTTACAGCCCTGGCTCTTCCAGCAGCCAGTACCTTCCGGGAATCAGCACTTACAGCCCTAACCCATTCAATGACAAGCTAAAATGGGAAGTTACCACCACTTACAATGCCGGTATTGATTTTTCATTATTCAAAAACCAATTGCTATCCGGTAGCGTAGATGTGTACAGGAAAGATACTAAAGACCTTCTTGCTAAAGTTGGTGTGCCACCGGGGCAATATCTTACCAACCAGATCACTAAAAACGTTGGAAGCATGGTAAACCAGGGTGTGGAAGTTAACCTTAACCTTAAGCCGGTGACAACCGATAGTTTCACTTGGGAGCTTGGAGGTAACCTTGCCTATAACTTTGGAAAAATAAAAGACCTGGGTGATGTAACAAGAAATGACGCTACCGACTCCGGCCTTCCGGTATCTACGGGTATCTACCTGGCAAGCAACAGCGTAGGCTCGCAACCTTATTCTGCCTATGTGTTCCAGCAATTGTATGACAGCGCCGGCCACATTATTCCGGGGGCTTTCAAAGACCGTAACGGCGATGGCATAATAAACAACAGCGACCGTTATTTCAAAGCGCTTCGCCCTAACTATACTTTTGGTTTCAGCACCAATTTTACCTACAAGAACTTCGACCTTTCGGCGAATTTCCACGGACAGTTTGACGGGCAGGTATATAACGCTGTAAAACTACAGGGCGGATGGACAAACAGGCCGGTACCGAACAACTCGAACAGCCTGAACAACGTTCTTGACTTTTATAATGGCGCTGCCGACCCAAGGATCAAAACGATCGCCGACCCTGTGCCGTTATCGGATTACTATCTTGAGAATGCTGCCTTCCTGAGGTGTGACAACATCACATTGGGCTACAGGTTTAGCAACGTAGTAAAATCGGCATCAGTACGTATTTACGGAACAGTTAACAATGCCTTCCTTGTTACTAAATATTCAGGGCAGGATCCGGAAAACTTCAACAGTATTGACAGTAACTTTTATCCGCGTCCGAGAATTTACAGTTTTGGTGTAAATCTTGACTTTTAA
- a CDS encoding LacI family DNA-binding transcriptional regulator has translation MKRKVTLKQIAKELDVSISTVSKSLRNSPEISEDTRQKVQAFAKLYNYRPNNIALSLKNKKTKTIGIIIPEIVHHFFATVISGIEQVANENGYNVIVCLSDESFDKEVINMEMLATGSTDGFIMSLSKETEQKKDFHHIQEVINQGMPVVMFDRVTNDVLCDKVIIDDQMAAYDAVDFLIKKGFKKVALVTTVDYVSVGKLRTDGYLHALSDHDLPVEEDMIVKIEDIANCASKIEKMLKENKPEAIFAVNELFAVTSIKLATKMGIRVPEDLSVIGFTDGIISQFSTPSITTVSQNGIKMGGRAAKLLIERLEMEEEEEENEQYRTELIDTHLVERESTSTL, from the coding sequence ATGAAGAGAAAAGTTACCCTGAAACAGATTGCAAAAGAACTTGACGTATCCATTTCAACTGTTTCAAAATCGCTTCGCAACAGCCCCGAAATCAGCGAAGATACCCGCCAGAAAGTACAGGCATTCGCAAAGCTGTATAACTACAGGCCAAACAACATTGCATTAAGCCTTAAGAATAAGAAAACCAAGACGATAGGAATAATAATCCCCGAGATAGTGCACCATTTTTTCGCAACCGTGATAAGCGGCATAGAGCAGGTGGCCAACGAGAACGGGTACAACGTGATCGTATGCCTTTCGGACGAATCTTTTGATAAGGAAGTGATCAACATGGAAATGCTTGCAACAGGCAGTACCGACGGCTTTATCATGTCACTGTCTAAAGAAACCGAGCAGAAAAAAGATTTCCACCACATACAGGAGGTCATCAACCAGGGGATGCCTGTGGTGATGTTCGACCGTGTGACCAACGATGTGCTGTGCGACAAGGTGATCATCGACGACCAGATGGCGGCCTATGATGCTGTAGATTTTCTTATAAAAAAGGGCTTTAAAAAGGTGGCGCTGGTCACTACGGTAGACTATGTGAGTGTTGGCAAGCTGCGTACCGACGGCTACCTCCACGCGCTAAGTGACCACGACCTCCCGGTGGAAGAAGACATGATTGTAAAAATCGAAGACATTGCCAACTGTGCTTCCAAAATAGAAAAAATGCTAAAGGAGAATAAGCCCGAAGCTATTTTTGCGGTAAACGAGCTGTTTGCTGTAACAAGCATCAAGCTCGCTACCAAGATGGGCATTCGGGTGCCGGAAGACCTTTCAGTAATAGGATTTACCGATGGCATTATTTCGCAATTCTCTACCCCGAGCATTACCACCGTGAGCCAGAACGGAATAAAAATGGGCGGCAGGGCTGCAAAGCTGCTCATAGAAAGGCTCGAAATGGAGGAAGAAGAGGAAGAGAATGAACAATACCGCACCGAACTGATAGATACGCACCTTGTGGAAAGAGAATCTACGTCAACGTTGTAG
- a CDS encoding glycoside hydrolase family 65 protein yields the protein MNQDYILPDNWSIIEEGFDAERVESSESLFSIGNGAMGQRANFEESYSGHTFQGSYIAGVYYPDKTKVGWWKNGYPEYFAKVLNAPNWIGIDIIINDEILDLSKCEVKNFRRELNMQEGWYNRSFEAILQNGTEVSVNVTRFLSLVSDELGVINYEVKPLNRAAQITFKPYVDAGVKNVDANWEEKFWEPLDVQHSGNEAFVTARTYKTHFNACTFMHNSIFLNGKDLEILPANAEASEDKVQFSYTIEANPNDTAAIIKFGGYTVSMNHDKDKLADAAKNVIDDAKAKGYEALLGEQKAAWASIWEMADITIEGDVKAQQGIRFNIFQLNQTYLGKDPRLNIGPKGFTGEKYGGSTYWDTEAYCIPFYMATKDQQVARNLLTYRYNQLDKAIENAAKLGFTNGAALYPMVTMNGEECHNEWEITFEEIHRNGAIAFAIYNYYRFTGDYSYIPEKGLEVLIGIARFWHQRATYSTNRDQYVILGVTGPNEYENNVNNNFYTNYIAKWCIDYALEQIEKVQENYPADHARVMAAVQLDAAEMLQWKNVADNMYFPYSEKHGVYLQQDNFLDKELVKVADLDPSQRPINQKWSWDRILRSPYIKQADVLQGFYFFEDHFSKEDLEKHFDFYEPFTVHESSLSPCVHSIQAAVLGRMEQAYTFYLRTSRLDLDDYNKEVKEGLHITSMAGTWMSIVEGFGGMRVKNDTLHFEPRIPQQWKGYSFKINFRNQVLKVSVHAGETNFTLEGERELAVVVNGKEVTVEPNTLVTV from the coding sequence ATGAACCAGGATTATATACTACCTGACAATTGGTCGATCATAGAGGAGGGATTTGATGCGGAAAGGGTTGAATCTTCCGAAAGTTTATTCAGCATAGGCAATGGCGCCATGGGACAGCGCGCCAACTTTGAGGAAAGCTACTCCGGGCATACCTTTCAGGGCAGCTATATCGCTGGCGTTTACTATCCTGACAAAACTAAAGTAGGATGGTGGAAAAACGGTTATCCCGAATATTTTGCCAAAGTGCTCAACGCGCCCAACTGGATAGGCATCGATATTATCATCAATGATGAAATCCTTGACCTTAGCAAATGCGAAGTTAAGAATTTCAGGCGTGAGCTCAATATGCAGGAAGGCTGGTACAACCGCTCATTTGAAGCAATCTTGCAAAACGGCACTGAAGTATCAGTAAATGTAACGCGTTTCCTTTCATTGGTTTCTGATGAGCTGGGTGTTATCAATTACGAAGTAAAGCCACTCAACCGTGCGGCACAGATCACCTTCAAACCGTATGTAGATGCCGGCGTGAAGAACGTGGATGCCAACTGGGAAGAGAAATTCTGGGAACCGCTTGATGTACAGCATTCGGGCAATGAAGCCTTTGTTACGGCACGTACATACAAGACGCATTTCAACGCCTGTACGTTCATGCACAACAGCATCTTCCTTAACGGCAAAGACTTAGAAATACTTCCGGCGAATGCCGAAGCTTCCGAAGATAAAGTGCAGTTCAGCTATACTATTGAAGCCAACCCGAACGATACAGCAGCGATTATAAAATTTGGAGGATACACGGTTTCGATGAACCATGATAAAGACAAGCTGGCCGATGCCGCTAAAAATGTAATAGACGATGCTAAGGCAAAAGGCTATGAGGCATTGCTTGGCGAGCAGAAAGCGGCCTGGGCTTCTATCTGGGAAATGGCCGACATTACCATAGAAGGTGATGTAAAGGCACAGCAGGGCATCCGATTCAATATTTTCCAGCTAAACCAGACCTACCTTGGCAAAGACCCAAGGCTCAATATTGGCCCGAAAGGTTTTACCGGCGAAAAATACGGCGGAAGCACCTACTGGGACACCGAAGCCTACTGCATACCGTTCTACATGGCGACCAAAGACCAGCAGGTGGCGCGAAACCTTTTGACGTACCGTTACAACCAGTTGGACAAGGCCATAGAGAATGCCGCTAAGCTTGGCTTTACCAATGGTGCGGCACTCTACCCAATGGTTACCATGAACGGCGAGGAGTGCCACAACGAGTGGGAGATTACTTTTGAAGAGATACACCGCAATGGCGCTATTGCTTTTGCCATATATAACTATTACCGCTTTACAGGCGATTACAGCTACATTCCTGAAAAAGGGCTGGAAGTGCTGATAGGCATTGCGCGTTTCTGGCACCAGAGAGCAACGTATTCTACTAACAGGGATCAGTATGTGATACTGGGTGTAACGGGTCCGAATGAATATGAAAACAACGTAAACAACAACTTTTATACCAACTATATCGCCAAATGGTGCATTGATTATGCCCTTGAGCAGATAGAAAAAGTACAGGAAAACTACCCGGCAGATCACGCCCGTGTCATGGCAGCCGTGCAGCTGGATGCTGCCGAGATGCTGCAATGGAAGAACGTTGCAGACAACATGTATTTCCCCTATTCGGAAAAACACGGGGTTTATTTACAGCAGGACAACTTCCTGGACAAGGAACTGGTTAAGGTGGCCGACCTTGACCCATCACAGCGCCCCATCAACCAGAAATGGAGTTGGGACAGGATACTGCGTTCGCCCTACATCAAGCAGGCTGATGTATTGCAGGGCTTTTACTTCTTTGAAGACCATTTCTCGAAAGAAGATTTGGAAAAACATTTCGATTTCTATGAGCCGTTTACGGTACATGAGTCGTCACTCTCGCCGTGCGTTCATTCTATTCAGGCCGCCGTGCTTGGCAGGATGGAGCAGGCGTATACTTTCTATCTGAGGACATCGCGCCTTGACCTTGACGATTATAACAAAGAGGTAAAAGAAGGGCTGCACATAACCAGTATGGCCGGTACATGGATGAGCATCGTGGAAGGCTTTGGCGGCATGCGGGTGAAGAACGACACGCTGCATTTTGAGCCCAGGATACCACAGCAATGGAAAGGCTACTCCTTCAAGATCAACTTCCGCAACCAGGTACTGAAAGTATCGGTACACGCGGGAGAAACGAATTTTACATTAGAAGGCGAAAGGGAACTTGCAGTCGTGGTAAACGGCAAGGAAGTAACTGTAGAGCCGAATACATTAGTGACGGTGTAA
- a CDS encoding glycoside hydrolase family 13 protein — protein MKKLLLLLLFSATAFAQIDRMEPPFWYAGMHNPELQVMFYGKNIAQYTPSVSNNIVIKNVVRTENPNYIFVTIDTKNVAASDLVFSFKDGKNKVAFTKNYSLKKRREGSAQRKSYDSSDMIYLIMPDRFANGNPNNDNDKSMAEKANRSNDGGRHGGDIEGIIKNLDYLQELGVTAVWNTPVCEDNHSRGSYHGYAQTDVYKIDPRYGTNEDYLRLSAELKKRGMKLILDYVTNHWGSEHWMYKDLPTYEWVHQFPGYSQSNYRMTTQFDPNASKIDAVQCEEGWFVESMPDLNQSNPLVLNYLTQNAIWWIEYADLDGFRVDTYSYNDKAGIAKWTKAITDEYPYFNIAGEVWMHDQAQMAYWQKDSKVAAIQSYNSYLPTVMDFTLHDAISSVFNEDKAGWDSGMQKVYDNFANDFLYPNINNILVFAENHDTGRFNEIYKGDFNKYKMAMALVATVRGIPQLYYGSEIGMAGDKGKGDGDIRRDFPGGWAGDSNNAFTKAGRTADQQKFFDYTSKLFTWRKNKEVIHTGKTTHYVPQDNVYVYFRYNDKDIVMVVFNDSAEARTFKTARFGESLKGRVSGKDIMTGKTVNVAEEMTVAPKSALILELN, from the coding sequence ATGAAAAAACTATTACTCTTATTACTTTTTTCAGCTACGGCCTTCGCCCAAATCGACCGTATGGAGCCCCCCTTCTGGTATGCCGGGATGCACAACCCGGAGCTTCAGGTGATGTTCTATGGGAAGAATATAGCGCAGTACACCCCATCGGTTTCGAATAACATCGTGATCAAAAATGTGGTGCGCACGGAAAACCCGAATTACATTTTCGTCACCATCGACACCAAAAATGTTGCGGCTTCCGATCTTGTTTTTTCATTTAAAGATGGTAAAAACAAAGTTGCTTTCACTAAAAATTATTCCCTGAAAAAACGCAGGGAAGGTTCGGCGCAAAGGAAAAGCTACGATTCATCGGATATGATCTACCTTATCATGCCCGACCGTTTTGCGAACGGCAACCCCAATAATGACAACGATAAGTCAATGGCCGAAAAAGCCAACCGCAGCAACGATGGCGGCAGGCATGGCGGCGATATCGAAGGTATCATCAAAAACCTTGATTACCTCCAGGAGCTTGGCGTTACGGCGGTCTGGAATACGCCTGTGTGCGAAGACAATCATTCCCGTGGCTCCTACCACGGCTATGCGCAGACAGATGTATACAAAATAGACCCGCGCTATGGCACCAACGAAGATTATCTGCGCCTTTCGGCAGAACTGAAGAAAAGAGGCATGAAGCTCATCCTTGACTACGTGACCAACCACTGGGGCAGCGAGCATTGGATGTATAAAGACCTGCCGACCTACGAATGGGTACACCAGTTCCCGGGCTATTCGCAATCCAACTACCGCATGACGACGCAATTCGACCCGAATGCTTCAAAGATTGATGCTGTGCAATGTGAGGAAGGCTGGTTCGTAGAATCGATGCCCGACCTGAACCAAAGCAACCCGTTGGTGCTGAATTACCTTACGCAAAATGCTATATGGTGGATAGAATATGCCGACCTGGATGGCTTCCGTGTGGATACCTATTCGTACAACGACAAGGCCGGCATTGCAAAATGGACGAAAGCCATTACCGATGAATATCCGTATTTCAATATAGCAGGCGAAGTGTGGATGCACGACCAGGCGCAGATGGCCTATTGGCAGAAAGACAGTAAAGTAGCGGCAATTCAAAGCTATAACTCCTACCTGCCAACGGTAATGGATTTTACGCTGCATGATGCTATTAGCAGCGTATTTAATGAAGACAAGGCCGGGTGGGATAGTGGCATGCAGAAGGTATACGACAATTTCGCGAACGACTTTTTGTATCCAAATATCAACAATATACTGGTTTTTGCAGAGAACCATGATACGGGCCGCTTCAACGAAATATATAAAGGCGATTTCAATAAATACAAAATGGCGATGGCGCTTGTAGCTACTGTGCGCGGAATACCGCAATTGTATTACGGCAGCGAGATAGGTATGGCAGGCGATAAAGGCAAAGGCGATGGTGACATCCGCAGGGATTTCCCGGGCGGATGGGCAGGCGACAGCAACAATGCTTTTACCAAAGCAGGCCGCACAGCAGACCAGCAGAAATTCTTTGACTATACGTCGAAGCTTTTTACATGGAGAAAAAATAAAGAGGTCATTCATACCGGGAAAACAACACATTATGTCCCGCAGGATAATGTTTATGTGTATTTCAGGTACAATGATAAAGATATTGTGATGGTGGTTTTCAATGATAGCGCCGAGGCAAGGACTTTTAAAACGGCTCGTTTTGGCGAAAGCCTGAAAGGAAGGGTTTCAGGTAAAGACATCATGACGGGCAAAACTGTAAATGTAGCGGAAGAGATGACCGTTGCTCCTAAATCGGCGCTTATTTTGGAACTGAATTAG
- a CDS encoding MFS transporter, whose product MEKRKLGFWEIWNMSFGFLGIQMGFGLQNANASRILQNFGADVHELSWFWIIAPLMGLIVQPIIGHYSDNTWTRFGRRKPFFLVGALLASVGLILMPQADIFVSLLPALWVGAGMLMIMDASFNIAMEPFRALVADNLRSDQRTLGFSVQTALIGFGAVIGSVLPYVVTNWFGVSNEKVGDSVPLNLTLSFIIGAAVLVATIIITVVTTKEYTPEELAKFDKAEGVPDEKPQEAKLSDIFTDFAKMPATMRQLSWVQFFSWFGLFGMWVFTTPAIAHHIYHLSIDDSSSKSYQDAGDWVGILFGVYNAVSAVFAFCLPAIAAKIGRKLTHSISLVIGGLGLISIYFMPNENWVMVSMVGVGIAWASILSMPYAILAGSIAPRKMGVYMGIFNFFIVIPQIINALIGSPIVKYVYNGNAIYAIITSGVSFLIAALLVSKVKDVDDTVASDPKTSFKK is encoded by the coding sequence ATGGAAAAGCGTAAATTAGGTTTCTGGGAAATTTGGAACATGAGTTTCGGCTTCCTGGGAATACAAATGGGTTTTGGCCTGCAAAATGCCAATGCCAGCAGGATACTCCAAAATTTTGGCGCCGATGTACATGAGCTTTCGTGGTTCTGGATCATAGCCCCATTGATGGGACTTATTGTCCAGCCTATAATAGGTCATTACAGCGACAACACCTGGACCCGTTTTGGGCGAAGGAAACCTTTTTTCCTTGTTGGTGCATTGCTTGCTTCTGTCGGCCTCATACTCATGCCGCAGGCTGATATTTTTGTGTCGCTCCTTCCGGCCCTTTGGGTAGGCGCGGGTATGCTCATGATTATGGATGCGTCATTCAACATTGCTATGGAGCCGTTCCGTGCTCTTGTGGCCGATAACCTCCGCAGCGACCAGCGTACCCTTGGCTTTAGCGTACAGACAGCGCTTATCGGGTTCGGGGCCGTGATCGGTTCGGTACTGCCGTATGTGGTGACCAACTGGTTTGGCGTATCCAACGAGAAGGTTGGCGACAGCGTTCCGCTGAACCTTACGCTTTCTTTTATTATCGGGGCAGCCGTCCTGGTAGCAACCATTATCATTACTGTAGTAACCACGAAGGAATATACACCTGAAGAACTGGCAAAATTTGACAAAGCAGAAGGTGTTCCTGACGAAAAGCCGCAGGAAGCAAAGCTTTCCGATATCTTTACGGATTTTGCAAAAATGCCCGCTACAATGCGGCAGCTTAGCTGGGTGCAGTTCTTTTCGTGGTTTGGCCTGTTTGGGATGTGGGTATTCACCACTCCTGCCATTGCGCACCACATTTACCACTTATCCATTGACGATTCTTCAAGCAAATCGTATCAGGATGCAGGCGACTGGGTGGGCATACTTTTCGGGGTCTACAATGCTGTTTCGGCTGTTTTTGCATTCTGCCTGCCTGCTATCGCCGCGAAGATCGGCAGGAAACTCACACATTCTATCTCGCTTGTCATTGGCGGATTAGGCCTCATTTCTATTTACTTTATGCCCAACGAAAACTGGGTAATGGTATCCATGGTGGGCGTAGGCATCGCCTGGGCAAGTATCTTATCGATGCCGTATGCTATTCTCGCGGGCTCTATTGCACCAAGGAAAATGGGCGTTTACATGGGCATTTTCAATTTCTTTATCGTAATACCGCAAATCATCAATGCGCTGATAGGCAGCCCGATTGTAAAATATGTTTATAACGGAAATGCCATCTATGCGATAATTACCAGTGGCGTAAGCTTTCTTATTGCGGCGCTGCTCGTTTCAAAAGTTAAGGATGTCGATGATACCGTGGCATCCGATCCAAAAACATCATTCAAAAAATAA